Proteins encoded in a region of the Isosphaeraceae bacterium EP7 genome:
- a CDS encoding metallophosphoesterase family protein, with protein sequence MRILVLSDIHANYAALAAIREPYDVCLCLGDLVDYGPDPKPCVRWAMDNANFAIRGNHDHGVAQGIPVVGSRGYRYLTQASRPFMWESLDADERRYLLQLPLTRRVTIAGKRFLLVHGTPRDPLDEYLMRDTEAWSRRVRDADADIVCVGHSHMQFNLVATDGTVVLNPGSVGQPRDGDPRAAYAIIEDNKISLRRIEYPIEETVAHIQASELPDRAKQMLTESYRIGRISGYEAPTEPDPKAEDEDSTD encoded by the coding sequence ATGCGTATCCTCGTCCTCTCCGACATCCACGCCAACTACGCCGCGCTCGCCGCCATCCGCGAGCCGTACGACGTCTGCCTCTGCCTGGGCGACCTGGTCGACTACGGCCCAGACCCCAAGCCCTGCGTTCGCTGGGCGATGGACAACGCCAATTTTGCGATCCGCGGCAACCACGACCACGGCGTGGCGCAGGGAATCCCGGTCGTTGGCAGCCGTGGCTACCGCTACCTGACCCAGGCCAGCCGGCCGTTCATGTGGGAATCGCTGGATGCCGACGAGCGCCGATACCTGCTGCAACTGCCGCTGACCCGCCGCGTGACCATCGCCGGCAAGCGGTTTCTCCTGGTCCACGGCACCCCCCGCGACCCGCTCGACGAATACCTGATGCGCGACACCGAGGCCTGGTCCCGCCGGGTGCGCGACGCCGACGCCGACATCGTCTGCGTTGGCCATTCCCACATGCAATTCAACCTCGTCGCCACCGACGGCACCGTCGTCCTGAACCCAGGCAGCGTCGGCCAGCCCCGCGACGGCGACCCGCGCGCCGCCTACGCGATCATCGAGGACAACAAGATCTCGCTCAGGCGGATCGAGTATCCCATCGAAGAAACCGTCGCCCACATCCAGGCCTCCGAACTCCCCGACCGCGCCAAGCAGATGCTCACCGAGTCGTACCGCATCGGCAGGATCAGCGGCTACGAGGCCCCGACGGAGCCTGATCCGAAGGCCGAAGACGAGGATTCGACCGACTGA
- a CDS encoding trypsin-like peptidase domain-containing protein yields MASFEPQDDFDYLDAPPRPTTPPIRRGFVVVFGLLAIAATLVYGIPYLSEQIGYSYEVGRSRASIEALAKLEKGGLIQGASNLFRIASNAVAPAVVHISTQRRAKLDGDRIGEMLVPLEVGSGVVIDKVNGYIVTNNHVIRDPEQGLASSINVRIGRGTEMPARIVGTDPKTDLAVLQVRGDIRVAAEWGDAETLDIGDWVLAIGSPFNLDQTVTAGIVSATGRSNLRLGGEDAYEDFIQTDASINPGNSGGPLIGLDGKVIGINTAIYSENGSNQGIGLAISSTMARRVVDQIIKSGKAVRGYLGVRIQSITPALAREFNLPEPRGVLVEGVQPGSPAESVGLKAGDVLVRLGGKPVDDQSALRNRAASLEIGAKTAVEFYRDGKKQSLDVVIAEQPDSRPGLLSLGFTVQDITAEQSGGHPGTYIVAVAPGSPAAAANLLPGLQIVGVGRQPIKSKAEFDLFSAKYDLTQGLPLQIRGPKGQPVFVTVGGPDGDGRR; encoded by the coding sequence ATGGCGTCGTTTGAGCCCCAGGACGATTTCGACTACCTGGACGCGCCCCCAAGGCCGACCACCCCGCCGATCAGGCGCGGGTTCGTCGTCGTCTTCGGGCTGCTGGCCATCGCCGCCACGCTCGTCTACGGCATTCCCTACCTGTCCGAGCAGATTGGCTATTCCTACGAGGTCGGCCGCAGCCGCGCGTCCATCGAGGCGCTCGCCAAGCTGGAGAAGGGCGGGCTCATCCAGGGGGCGTCCAACCTGTTCCGCATCGCCTCGAATGCCGTCGCGCCGGCCGTCGTCCACATCAGCACCCAGCGAAGGGCCAAGCTCGACGGCGACCGGATCGGCGAGATGCTCGTCCCGCTCGAAGTCGGCTCGGGCGTGGTGATCGACAAGGTTAACGGCTACATCGTCACCAACAACCACGTCATCCGCGACCCCGAGCAGGGCCTTGCCAGCAGCATCAACGTCCGCATCGGCCGTGGGACCGAGATGCCCGCGCGGATCGTGGGCACCGACCCCAAGACCGACCTGGCCGTGCTCCAGGTGCGCGGGGACATCAGGGTGGCCGCCGAGTGGGGCGACGCCGAGACCCTGGACATCGGCGACTGGGTGCTGGCCATCGGCAGCCCGTTCAACCTCGACCAGACCGTCACCGCGGGGATCGTCTCGGCCACCGGCCGGAGCAACCTGCGGCTCGGGGGCGAGGACGCCTACGAGGATTTCATCCAGACCGACGCGTCCATCAACCCGGGCAACTCGGGCGGCCCGCTGATCGGCCTTGACGGCAAGGTCATCGGCATCAACACCGCGATCTACTCGGAGAATGGCAGCAACCAGGGGATCGGCCTGGCCATCTCGTCGACCATGGCCAGGCGGGTGGTCGACCAGATCATCAAGAGCGGCAAGGCGGTCCGCGGCTATCTGGGTGTCCGCATCCAGAGCATCACCCCGGCCCTGGCCCGCGAGTTCAACCTGCCCGAGCCCCGAGGCGTGCTTGTTGAAGGAGTCCAGCCCGGCAGCCCCGCCGAGTCCGTCGGCCTGAAGGCCGGCGACGTGCTGGTCAGGCTCGGCGGCAAGCCCGTCGATGATCAGTCGGCCCTGCGTAACCGGGCCGCCTCGCTGGAGATCGGCGCCAAGACCGCCGTCGAGTTCTACCGAGACGGCAAGAAGCAGTCGCTCGACGTCGTCATCGCCGAGCAGCCCGACTCGCGGCCCGGCCTCCTCTCGCTGGGCTTCACCGTCCAGGATATCACCGCCGAGCAGTCCGGCGGCCACCCCGGGACCTACATCGTCGCGGTCGCCCCCGGCAGCCCGGCCGCGGCCGCCAACCTCCTGCCCGGCCTCCAGATCGTCGGGGTCGGCCGCCAGCCGATCAAGTCGAAGGCCGAGTTCGACCTATTCTCGGCAAAGTACGACCTGACCCAGGGGCTCCCGCTCCAGATCCGCGGGCCCAAAGGCCAGCCGGTCTTCGTCACCGTCGGCGGCCCCGACGGCGACGGACGCCGCTGA
- the rpoD gene encoding RNA polymerase sigma factor RpoD has translation MEKMDDGLKTLLELGKRRGFLTFDQVNDALPDEASSPEKMQSLLETLEELSIDLLTEEEAEARSVAAGTADDDDDEDEAVDEPADDDDGELSPEDLDEISRRIDDPVRMYLTQMGEIPLLTRDQEISLAKQIEVTRKRFRRKVLECDWALGIVYDVLKKVDSGELPFDRTVKVSVTENLEKDQILGRMPHNLKTLRHLMDLNRVDFKTFIRAKHDPNARRVLRRTLKVRRHKAVTLVEELSIRTQKVQPLMKRLESASERMQEILAQLNDRHADRVSKDDRANLQKELRDLMNMTLETPASLRQRVTVMNVRYRQYEQAKRELSGGNLRLVVSIAKKYRNRGLSFLDLIQEGNTGLMRAVDKYEYRRGYKFSTYATWWIRQAITRAIADQARTIRIPVHMIETMSKLRNVSKKLLQEKGREPTIEETAKAANISVEETRRVMKISRHPISLDRPVGESEDSYFGDFIEDEAAESPINAATQEMLKDKIDQVLKTLTYREREIIKLRYGLGDGYTYTLEEVGRIFKVTRERVRQIEAKAVRKLQHPVRSRQLEGFLESTG, from the coding sequence ATGGAAAAGATGGACGATGGACTCAAGACGCTCCTCGAATTGGGCAAGCGGCGCGGGTTCCTGACCTTCGACCAGGTCAATGACGCCCTGCCCGATGAGGCTTCCAGCCCCGAGAAGATGCAGAGCCTGCTCGAGACCCTCGAAGAGTTGAGCATCGACCTTCTGACCGAGGAAGAGGCCGAGGCCCGCTCCGTCGCCGCCGGCACCGCCGACGACGATGACGACGAGGATGAGGCCGTTGACGAACCGGCCGACGACGACGACGGCGAGCTCTCCCCCGAGGACCTCGACGAGATCTCGCGCCGGATCGACGACCCCGTCCGCATGTATCTCACCCAGATGGGCGAGATCCCGCTGCTGACGCGAGACCAGGAAATCAGCCTGGCCAAGCAGATCGAGGTCACCCGCAAGCGGTTCCGCCGCAAGGTCCTCGAGTGCGATTGGGCCCTGGGCATCGTCTATGACGTGCTCAAGAAGGTCGACAGCGGCGAGCTGCCGTTCGACCGGACCGTCAAGGTGAGCGTCACCGAGAACCTGGAGAAAGACCAGATCCTCGGCCGGATGCCGCACAACCTCAAGACGCTCCGGCACCTGATGGACCTCAACCGGGTCGACTTCAAGACCTTCATCCGCGCCAAGCACGACCCCAACGCCCGCCGGGTCCTCCGCCGCACCCTGAAGGTCCGCCGCCACAAGGCCGTCACCCTGGTCGAAGAGCTCTCCATCCGCACGCAGAAGGTCCAGCCGCTGATGAAGCGCCTGGAAAGCGCCAGCGAGCGGATGCAGGAGATCCTCGCCCAGCTGAACGACCGCCACGCCGACCGGGTCAGCAAGGACGACCGCGCCAACCTCCAGAAGGAGCTGCGCGACCTGATGAACATGACCCTGGAGACCCCGGCGAGCCTTCGCCAGCGGGTCACGGTCATGAACGTCCGGTACCGCCAGTACGAGCAGGCCAAGCGCGAGCTCTCCGGCGGTAACCTGCGGCTGGTCGTCTCCATCGCCAAGAAGTACCGCAACCGCGGCCTCTCCTTCCTGGACCTGATCCAGGAGGGGAACACCGGCCTGATGCGGGCGGTGGACAAGTACGAGTATCGCCGCGGCTACAAGTTCAGCACCTACGCGACGTGGTGGATCCGCCAGGCGATCACCCGGGCCATCGCCGACCAGGCCCGGACGATCCGCATCCCGGTCCACATGATCGAGACGATGTCCAAGCTGCGCAACGTCTCCAAGAAGCTGCTCCAGGAGAAGGGCCGCGAGCCCACCATCGAGGAGACGGCCAAGGCGGCGAACATCTCCGTTGAGGAGACGCGCCGGGTGATGAAGATCAGCCGGCACCCGATCTCGCTGGACCGCCCGGTCGGCGAGAGCGAGGACAGCTACTTCGGCGACTTCATCGAGGACGAGGCGGCCGAGAGCCCGATCAACGCCGCCACGCAGGAGATGCTCAAGGACAAGATCGACCAGGTCCTGAAGACCCTGACCTACCGCGAGCGAGAGATCATCAAGCTCCGCTACGGCCTGGGAGACGGCTACACCTACACCCTCGAGGAGGTGGGCCGGATCTTCAAGGTGACCCGCGAACGAGTCCGCCAGATCGAGGCCAAAGCCGTCCGCAAGCTCCAGCACCCGGTGCGGAGCAGGCAACTCGAGGGCTTCCTCGAGAGTACCGGTTGA
- a CDS encoding sigma-70 family RNA polymerase sigma factor — protein sequence MDPDLHPPTPIDWAASLAEHGRWLRTVLRARLGHPQAVEEVLQEVALAAVARREPLADPARVGAWLYRLALRQALMYRRGLGRRIRLVERYASLSEVDTSGRPDPLGWLLADERKRAVREALARLPPRDAEILLLKYTENWSARALADHLGVSPNAVDARLHRSRARLRQELARSSVIEVPE from the coding sequence ATGGATCCCGACCTCCACCCGCCGACCCCGATCGACTGGGCCGCCTCCCTGGCCGAGCACGGCCGATGGCTGCGGACGGTGCTGCGGGCCAGGCTCGGGCACCCGCAGGCGGTCGAGGAGGTCTTGCAGGAAGTCGCCCTCGCCGCCGTCGCCCGCCGCGAACCGCTGGCCGACCCGGCCCGCGTGGGAGCCTGGCTCTATCGCCTGGCGTTGCGACAAGCCCTGATGTATCGCCGTGGCCTCGGCCGGCGAATCCGACTGGTCGAGCGCTACGCCAGCCTCTCCGAAGTCGACACATCAGGCCGGCCCGACCCGCTCGGCTGGCTGCTGGCCGACGAGCGGAAGCGGGCCGTGCGCGAAGCCCTGGCGCGGCTCCCACCGCGTGACGCCGAGATCCTCCTGCTGAAGTACACCGAGAACTGGTCCGCCCGCGCCCTGGCCGACCACCTGGGCGTCTCCCCCAACGCGGTCGACGCCCGCCTGCACCGATCCCGGGCCCGCCTGCGGCAAGAACTCGCCCGCTCCAGCGTCATCGAGGTGCCCGAATGA
- the asnB gene encoding asparagine synthase (glutamine-hydrolyzing), with the protein MCGIAGFVNGDGSPADRAILDRMTRSLRRRGPDGDGLFVDGPVALGHRRLAIVDVDGGAQPLCNEDGTVWVSYNGELYNEPHLRAGLLARGHRFKTASDTEALVHLYEEDGPSFTSKLNGMYALAIWDAPRATLVLARDRMGQKPLYYASLPDGGLVFGSEPKALLEHPDVPRRLDPSGLARYLFYEYVPAPHSIWAGLKKLPPAHSLVWNAGRVEIRRHWTSPTPEPAAEPFEAAARRFWGDFRAAVGRHRRSDVPLGVFLSGGLDSSSVAAALAELEPASGIRTFSIGFDDPSFDESPHARAVAAHLGTDHRERIVSAETVLGLLPEVPDWLDEPMGDASILPTHLLSRFAREEVTVALGGDGSDELLAGYPTFAAERLAGVFRRLPKPARSLAGAAVGRLPVDHANLSFDFKLKQFLRGAAEPSALAHQRWLGSFSGPEIARLLAQPPGVDVEAEHLLRASHLLAGSDALSRSLALYQDTYLPDDILAKVDRASMACGLEVRAPLLDAELVDSIARMPAAFKSGGGQTKRILRRAVQGRLPDSILRRPKKGFGIPVARWLRGPLGPLLGRLLEPGRLARQGIFRPEEVGRLVGEHLAGVRDHRKPLWTLLMFQLWYDRWLEPTG; encoded by the coding sequence ATGTGCGGCATCGCCGGATTCGTCAACGGCGACGGCTCGCCGGCCGATCGCGCGATCCTCGACAGGATGACCCGGTCGCTGCGCCGCCGCGGGCCCGACGGCGACGGCCTCTTCGTCGACGGCCCCGTCGCGCTCGGCCACCGCCGGCTGGCCATCGTCGACGTCGACGGGGGTGCGCAGCCCCTCTGTAACGAAGACGGCACCGTCTGGGTCTCCTACAACGGCGAGCTCTACAACGAGCCCCACTTGAGGGCCGGCCTGCTTGCCCGCGGCCACCGATTCAAGACCGCCTCCGACACCGAGGCGCTCGTCCACCTGTATGAAGAGGACGGGCCGAGCTTCACTTCGAAGCTCAACGGCATGTACGCCCTGGCCATCTGGGACGCCCCGCGAGCGACGCTGGTGCTGGCCCGAGACCGGATGGGCCAGAAGCCGCTCTACTACGCGAGCCTGCCCGACGGCGGCCTCGTCTTCGGGTCCGAGCCCAAGGCCCTGCTGGAACATCCCGACGTCCCCCGGAGGCTCGACCCTTCGGGCCTGGCTCGCTACCTCTTCTATGAATATGTGCCCGCGCCCCACTCGATCTGGGCGGGCCTGAAGAAGCTGCCGCCGGCGCATTCCCTGGTCTGGAACGCCGGGCGAGTCGAGATCAGGCGGCACTGGACCTCGCCGACCCCCGAGCCCGCCGCCGAGCCGTTCGAAGCCGCCGCACGGCGATTCTGGGGCGACTTCCGCGCGGCGGTCGGCCGGCACAGGCGCAGCGATGTGCCGCTGGGGGTCTTCCTGTCGGGCGGCCTCGACTCGTCGAGCGTGGCCGCGGCGCTCGCGGAGCTTGAGCCCGCCTCGGGCATCCGGACCTTCTCGATCGGCTTCGACGACCCGAGCTTCGACGAGAGTCCGCACGCCCGCGCCGTGGCCGCGCACCTGGGGACCGACCACCGCGAGCGGATTGTCTCGGCCGAGACGGTCTTGGGGCTGCTCCCCGAGGTGCCCGACTGGCTCGACGAGCCGATGGGCGACGCCTCGATCTTGCCGACGCACCTGCTCAGCCGGTTCGCCCGCGAGGAGGTCACGGTGGCCCTGGGGGGCGACGGCAGCGACGAGCTGCTCGCCGGCTATCCCACGTTCGCCGCCGAGCGCCTGGCCGGTGTCTTTCGCAGACTCCCGAAACCCGCGCGATCCCTGGCCGGCGCCGCCGTGGGCCGCCTGCCGGTGGACCACGCCAATCTCAGCTTCGACTTCAAGCTGAAGCAGTTCCTCCGGGGAGCCGCCGAGCCGTCGGCCCTCGCCCATCAGCGCTGGCTGGGCTCGTTCTCGGGCCCCGAGATCGCCCGGCTTCTGGCCCAGCCGCCGGGCGTCGACGTCGAGGCCGAGCACCTGCTGCGGGCCTCTCACTTGCTCGCGGGGTCGGATGCGCTCAGCCGCTCGCTGGCCTTGTATCAGGACACCTATCTGCCGGATGACATCCTGGCCAAGGTCGATCGCGCCAGCATGGCCTGCGGCCTGGAAGTGCGTGCGCCCCTGCTCGACGCGGAGCTGGTCGACTCGATCGCGCGGATGCCGGCGGCGTTCAAGTCGGGCGGCGGCCAGACCAAGCGCATCCTCCGGCGGGCGGTGCAGGGCAGGCTGCCCGACTCGATCCTGCGCCGGCCCAAGAAGGGGTTCGGCATCCCCGTGGCGCGCTGGCTGCGCGGCCCGCTCGGCCCGCTGCTCGGCCGCCTGCTCGAACCCGGCCGCCTGGCGCGGCAGGGCATCTTCCGGCCCGAGGAGGTCGGCCGACTGGTGGGCGAGCACCTCGCGGGCGTCCGCGACCACCGCAAGCCGCTCTGGACCCTGCTGATGTTCCAGCTCTGGTACGATCGCTGGCTGGAACCGACGGGCTGA
- a CDS encoding DUF1501 domain-containing protein → MPTASCNGQIPRREFLRLGSLALGGLGLADLLAARAAASRPDPDTSVILFWMWGGPSQFETYDPKPDAPSEIMGPFRPISTTVPGMDLCELFPLQARLADKIALVRSLHHEMSAHNDGSIEVLTGKTPVRPDPTSTALSEHPDFGMIASRVRGSRPDGMPRYVGIPQQPFMTRPAYLGVAHSAFATGDPSAPDPRPPALRLVGGLDGRRLDDRRGLMNQFDGFRRGLDGRGSGSVDPFRDSAFQMLTSPKVARAFDLSREDPRLRDRYGRHLWGQSCLLARRLAEAGSSVITIDALAPSLSERYFSWDDHINVQTRWDLGEAMKHRAPYMDQALSTLIEDVYARGLDRKVLIVAAGEFGRTPRLSHADGLIGRDHWPSAQSALLSGGGLRMGQVIGATNRCGEHPVDRPLTPKDLLATIYRHLGIDHGDVFRDLSGRPFPILPEGEPIRELI, encoded by the coding sequence ATGCCCACCGCGTCTTGCAACGGCCAGATCCCACGCCGGGAGTTCCTCCGCCTCGGCTCCCTCGCCCTCGGCGGCCTCGGCCTGGCCGACTTGCTCGCCGCACGGGCCGCCGCATCGCGACCCGACCCCGATACCTCGGTCATCCTCTTCTGGATGTGGGGCGGACCCAGCCAGTTCGAGACCTACGACCCCAAGCCCGACGCCCCCTCCGAGATCATGGGTCCTTTCCGACCCATCTCCACCACCGTGCCCGGCATGGACCTCTGCGAACTCTTCCCGCTCCAGGCCCGGCTCGCCGACAAGATCGCCCTGGTCCGCTCCCTGCACCACGAGATGTCGGCCCACAATGACGGCTCGATCGAGGTGCTGACCGGCAAGACCCCGGTACGCCCCGATCCCACCTCCACCGCCCTCTCGGAGCACCCGGACTTCGGCATGATCGCCAGCCGGGTGCGGGGGAGCCGGCCCGACGGCATGCCCCGCTATGTCGGCATTCCCCAGCAGCCGTTCATGACCCGCCCGGCCTATCTGGGTGTGGCCCATTCGGCCTTCGCCACCGGCGACCCCTCGGCCCCCGACCCTCGCCCGCCCGCCTTGAGGCTCGTCGGCGGGCTCGACGGTCGGCGGCTGGATGACCGCCGTGGCCTGATGAATCAGTTCGACGGGTTCCGCAGGGGGCTGGACGGTCGAGGCTCGGGGAGCGTCGATCCGTTCCGGGACTCAGCCTTCCAGATGCTCACCAGCCCCAAGGTCGCCAGGGCCTTCGACCTGTCCCGCGAGGACCCCCGGCTGAGGGACCGTTATGGCCGCCACCTCTGGGGCCAGAGCTGCCTCCTGGCCCGGAGGCTCGCCGAGGCCGGGTCCTCGGTGATCACGATCGACGCCCTGGCTCCCTCGCTCTCCGAGCGATATTTCAGCTGGGACGACCACATCAACGTGCAGACCCGCTGGGACTTGGGCGAGGCGATGAAGCACCGGGCACCCTACATGGACCAGGCCCTCTCCACGCTGATCGAGGACGTCTACGCTCGGGGGCTTGACCGTAAGGTACTGATCGTCGCGGCCGGGGAGTTCGGGCGCACTCCCCGGCTGTCGCATGCCGATGGGCTGATCGGGCGGGACCACTGGCCCTCCGCCCAATCGGCGTTGCTCAGCGGTGGTGGGTTGCGGATGGGGCAGGTCATCGGGGCGACGAACCGGTGCGGTGAACACCCGGTCGACCGCCCGCTCACGCCGAAGGACCTGCTGGCGACGATCTACCGCCATCTGGGGATCGATCACGGGGACGTATTCCGGGACCTCTCGGGCAGGCCATTCCCGATCCTGCCGGAAGGCGAGCCGATCCGCGAGCTGATCTGA
- a CDS encoding nucleic acid-binding protein produces MPVSADNLRELHQLHQRARALRDRMTSAPKTLAARLAALEGRKAALEAARKALQDDKVQQKKHEHMLQTHQSKIDDLKVKLNSVKKNEEYKAIQNQIALDQSHMNKTEGEVLEAMMRIDEKNAGLATLEAEFKTFAAGVEALKAQIEAQAGQQQLQLKELETGIIEAENIISEEERDRYRRTVKQRGDDAMAAVENGACAGCYVAVTPQGINELMNGRTMTFCLTCGRILYLAEEEHNVTQRTGR; encoded by the coding sequence ATGCCCGTGTCCGCCGACAACCTCCGCGAGCTGCACCAACTCCACCAGCGGGCCAGGGCCCTGCGCGACCGCATGACCTCGGCGCCCAAGACCCTGGCCGCTCGCCTCGCCGCCCTGGAAGGCCGCAAGGCCGCGCTGGAGGCCGCCCGCAAGGCGCTCCAGGACGACAAGGTCCAGCAGAAGAAGCATGAGCATATGCTTCAGACCCACCAGTCGAAGATCGACGACCTCAAGGTCAAGCTCAACTCGGTCAAGAAGAACGAGGAATACAAGGCGATCCAGAACCAGATCGCCCTCGACCAGAGCCACATGAACAAGACCGAGGGCGAAGTCCTCGAGGCCATGATGCGCATCGACGAGAAGAACGCCGGGCTGGCCACCCTGGAGGCCGAGTTCAAGACCTTCGCCGCCGGTGTCGAGGCCCTCAAGGCGCAGATCGAGGCGCAAGCCGGCCAGCAGCAGCTCCAGCTCAAGGAGCTGGAAACCGGGATCATCGAGGCCGAGAACATCATCAGCGAGGAAGAGCGCGACCGCTATCGCCGCACCGTCAAGCAGCGCGGCGACGACGCCATGGCCGCCGTCGAGAACGGGGCCTGCGCCGGCTGCTACGTCGCCGTGACCCCGCAAGGCATCAACGAGCTGATGAACGGCCGAACCATGACCTTCTGCCTCACCTGCGGCCGAATCCTCTACCTGGCCGAGGAAGAGCACAACGTCACCCAGCGAACCGGCCGCTGA
- the dnaG gene encoding DNA primase, translated as MPRHAESTLAAIKNAVDIVSLVGEYLPLHRAGSRYKALCPFHDDHKPSLEINPDRQSYKCWSCGAGGDVFDFVKEFERVEFSEALRMLADKAGIPLDKPTRADEGGPTKSDLFAVLAWAETAFIEALSRSQEARDYIVRRGLTPQSVTQFGLGYAPEENGWLVSKAGRAGYGPDLLEKAGLIAQRVDPPHGWRERFRGRLIFPIRDPKGRALGFGGRILPGPEAKLAAAGKNVAKYLNSPETSLFQKRRVLYAADQARPAARRDGFVAVVEGYTDVIAAHQVGLSNVVGTLGTALGDDHVAELRRLADRVVLVFDGDEAGQRAADRTLELFLRHELDARVLSLPDKLDPCDFLLEHGADAFNALIARAVDPLEFAIGRAGGKFDLDSAEGARKAAEWVLSICGCIPPDRMGGMNVKVAKALDVLSRRTGVSVDELKRSWSRIQAAPRRPAAEISRDRPHDVPPAMHGEPRDEPAAPAPPIRLDELDRVDREVVQIALDEPGAVPILVTRVAVNSLRDPALRRVLQACYDLHAEGQPATAERAMLRLDAPELRALVVDMTSALRGQPLSKGTPPPPPLHERLVALFVTLAERDRQKYIRDLDHALKETDPNADPETYRALILERQRLIQQRPGTKAKHAS; from the coding sequence GTGCCCCGACACGCCGAATCGACGCTCGCCGCGATCAAAAACGCAGTCGACATCGTCTCCCTGGTGGGGGAGTACCTCCCGCTTCATCGAGCGGGCTCCAGATATAAGGCCTTGTGCCCGTTTCACGACGACCACAAGCCGTCGCTCGAGATCAATCCCGATCGGCAATCTTATAAGTGCTGGAGCTGCGGCGCGGGGGGGGACGTCTTCGATTTCGTCAAGGAGTTCGAGCGGGTCGAATTCTCCGAGGCCCTGAGGATGCTCGCCGACAAGGCGGGGATCCCGCTGGACAAGCCCACGAGGGCCGACGAGGGCGGGCCGACCAAGTCGGACCTCTTCGCGGTGCTGGCCTGGGCGGAGACGGCATTCATCGAGGCGCTTTCGCGATCCCAGGAGGCACGAGACTACATCGTCCGTCGCGGCCTGACCCCTCAGAGCGTCACGCAGTTCGGCCTGGGGTATGCCCCCGAGGAGAACGGCTGGCTGGTCTCGAAGGCCGGCCGCGCGGGCTACGGGCCCGATCTGCTCGAGAAGGCCGGGCTCATCGCCCAGCGAGTCGACCCACCCCACGGCTGGCGCGAGCGATTTCGAGGACGACTGATCTTCCCGATCCGAGACCCGAAAGGGCGTGCGCTGGGCTTCGGCGGCCGAATCCTGCCGGGTCCCGAAGCCAAGTTAGCCGCCGCGGGCAAGAATGTCGCTAAGTACTTGAACTCACCCGAGACGAGCCTGTTCCAGAAACGTAGGGTACTGTACGCGGCCGATCAGGCCCGTCCGGCCGCCCGGCGCGACGGGTTCGTCGCCGTTGTCGAAGGTTATACCGACGTGATTGCTGCACACCAGGTTGGACTCTCGAACGTCGTCGGAACCCTGGGCACCGCCCTGGGCGATGACCACGTTGCCGAGCTGCGCCGCCTGGCCGACCGCGTCGTGCTGGTCTTCGACGGCGACGAGGCGGGCCAGCGTGCCGCCGACCGCACCCTCGAGCTGTTCCTCCGCCACGAGCTGGACGCCCGCGTCCTGAGCCTGCCCGACAAGCTCGACCCCTGCGACTTCCTGCTGGAGCACGGCGCCGACGCATTCAACGCCCTGATCGCCCGCGCCGTGGACCCGCTGGAGTTCGCCATCGGCCGCGCCGGCGGCAAGTTCGACCTGGACTCCGCCGAAGGGGCCCGCAAGGCGGCCGAGTGGGTCCTGTCGATCTGCGGCTGCATCCCGCCCGACCGCATGGGCGGCATGAACGTGAAGGTGGCCAAGGCGCTCGACGTCCTGTCCCGCCGCACCGGCGTCTCGGTCGATGAACTCAAGCGCAGCTGGTCCCGGATCCAGGCCGCCCCGCGCCGGCCGGCCGCCGAGATCTCCCGCGACCGCCCCCACGACGTCCCCCCCGCAATGCACGGCGAGCCCCGCGACGAGCCCGCGGCGCCGGCGCCACCCATCCGGCTGGACGAACTCGACCGAGTCGACCGCGAAGTTGTGCAGATCGCTCTGGATGAGCCGGGCGCCGTGCCGATCCTGGTCACTCGGGTTGCCGTGAATTCGCTCCGCGATCCCGCGCTGCGGCGGGTGCTCCAGGCCTGTTACGACCTCCATGCCGAAGGCCAGCCGGCGACCGCCGAGCGGGCGATGCTCCGGCTGGACGCCCCCGAGCTGCGTGCCCTGGTCGTTGACATGACCTCGGCGCTCCGGGGCCAGCCCCTATCGAAGGGGACGCCGCCCCCCCCGCCCCTCCACGAGCGACTCGTCGCACTCTTCGTGACGCTGGCCGAGCGGGACCGGCAGAAATACATCAGAGACCTCGATCATGCCCTGAAAGAGACCGACCCCAACGCCGACCCCGAGACCTATCGGGCTTTGATCCTCGAGCGCCAACGACTCATCCAACAGCGGCCGGGCACCAAGGCGAAGCACGCGTCCTGA